The Brevibacillus brevis genome contains a region encoding:
- a CDS encoding ornithine--oxo-acid transaminase, giving the protein MSKTNVVIEQTEKFGAHNYHPLPIVISKAEGVWVHDPEGNKYLDMLSAYSALNQGHRHPRIIQALKDQADKVTLTSRAFYNDQLGEFYEKLSAVTGKEMILPMNTGAEAVETALKAVRRWAYDVKKVPENQAEIIVCEGNFHGRTVTVTSFSSAEEYRRGFGPFTPGFKIIPYGDIEALKQAITPNTAAFMLEPIQGEAGIIIPQEGFLKQAQEVCKANNVLLVSDEIQTGFGRTGKMFASDWEDVVPDMYIMGKALGGGVFPISAVAADKEILSVFEPGSHGSTFGGNPLGCAVAIAAMDVLADEGLVQRSLEMGAYFMDKLKEINNPIIKEIRGRGLFIGLELTTAARPYCEKLKELGLLCKETHETTIRFAPPLVISKEDLDWAIDRIKQVLHVTEAANA; this is encoded by the coding sequence ATGAGTAAAACAAACGTGGTTATTGAACAAACAGAAAAATTTGGTGCGCACAACTATCATCCGCTACCGATCGTTATTTCCAAAGCAGAAGGCGTATGGGTACACGATCCGGAAGGCAATAAATATCTGGATATGCTGAGTGCATATTCTGCGCTGAACCAAGGGCATCGTCATCCACGTATCATCCAAGCTCTGAAAGATCAAGCCGATAAAGTAACGCTCACTTCCCGAGCTTTTTACAATGACCAACTGGGTGAATTCTACGAAAAACTCTCTGCGGTGACAGGAAAAGAAATGATCCTGCCAATGAACACAGGTGCAGAAGCAGTTGAGACGGCACTCAAAGCGGTTCGTCGCTGGGCTTATGACGTGAAAAAAGTACCAGAGAACCAAGCAGAGATCATCGTATGTGAAGGCAACTTCCATGGTCGTACTGTCACTGTAACTTCCTTCTCTTCAGCAGAAGAGTACAGACGTGGCTTTGGACCATTCACACCTGGTTTCAAAATCATTCCTTATGGCGATATCGAAGCGCTTAAGCAAGCGATTACACCGAATACAGCAGCATTCATGCTGGAGCCGATCCAAGGCGAAGCAGGGATCATCATTCCGCAAGAGGGCTTCTTGAAGCAGGCACAAGAGGTATGTAAAGCAAACAATGTACTCTTGGTCAGCGATGAGATCCAAACGGGCTTCGGTCGCACAGGTAAAATGTTTGCCAGCGATTGGGAAGATGTAGTACCAGACATGTACATCATGGGGAAAGCTCTTGGTGGTGGCGTGTTCCCGATTTCCGCAGTAGCAGCGGATAAAGAAATCTTGAGTGTATTTGAGCCAGGCTCCCACGGTTCTACCTTTGGCGGAAATCCACTTGGATGTGCGGTTGCCATTGCAGCTATGGATGTATTGGCTGACGAAGGTCTTGTACAGCGCTCCCTGGAAATGGGCGCATACTTCATGGACAAATTGAAAGAAATCAACAACCCGATCATCAAGGAAATTCGCGGTCGCGGTCTGTTCATTGGCTTGGAGCTGACAACAGCGGCTCGTCCATATTGCGAAAAACTAAAAGAACTGGGACTCCTGTGCAAAGAGACACATGAGACGACCATTCGCTTTGCACCACCACTCGTCATCAGCAAAGAAGACCTGGATTGGGCAATTGATCGCATTAAGCAAGTTCTGCACGTGACAGAAGCTGCAAACGCATAA
- a CDS encoding sigma-54 interaction domain-containing protein codes for MTTVSSSTHNSSADTFLRIYEHILDRMNEGVHVIDSDGTTIVYNSKMTELESMTRQDVLHKPLAEVFQFPSGQESTLLTCLRTGNSIRNTRQTYFNDKQKEISTINNTYPIIENGKIIGAMEIANDVTKMERLIRENLLQKNGSRYTFEHIIGRSGPILDVIENAKRAARTSSSVLVVGETGAGKELFVQSIHNASLRASGPLISQNCAALPDSLIEGLLFGTARGAFTGAVERPGLFEQAEGGTLFLDEINSLSMPLQAKLLRALQEKSIRRIGDTKDRSIDVRIIAAINEDPVEAIANSHLRKDLYYRLGVVTLFLPPLRERKEDIPMLVSHFIEKYNDLFQMEVRGISDEVLQFFIQHDWPGNVRELQHLIEGAMNLMIDESTIRYEHLPLHFLRRMPAGSVTVEQPSPHTLPFVDEGKPLKETMQEFETAYIHHVVERYNGNISRAAKELQISRQSLQYRLRKLGIKG; via the coding sequence GTGACCACCGTGTCGTCTTCTACGCATAATTCTTCAGCTGACACTTTCTTGCGCATTTATGAACATATTTTGGACAGAATGAATGAAGGTGTACATGTCATCGATTCAGACGGGACAACGATTGTCTACAATTCCAAAATGACCGAGCTGGAATCGATGACCAGACAAGACGTTTTGCACAAACCTTTGGCAGAGGTTTTTCAGTTCCCGTCTGGACAGGAAAGTACCTTGCTCACATGCTTGCGTACCGGAAATAGCATTCGCAATACACGCCAAACGTATTTCAATGACAAGCAAAAAGAAATTTCAACCATCAACAATACGTACCCCATCATTGAAAATGGCAAGATCATCGGTGCAATGGAAATCGCGAATGATGTCACCAAAATGGAACGATTGATCAGAGAAAACCTGCTGCAAAAAAACGGGTCACGCTACACATTCGAGCACATTATCGGAAGAAGTGGTCCTATTCTCGATGTCATAGAGAATGCCAAACGCGCAGCACGCACCTCCTCATCCGTATTGGTAGTCGGTGAAACTGGTGCCGGGAAAGAGCTGTTCGTGCAAAGCATTCATAATGCCAGTCTGCGTGCATCTGGTCCCCTTATTTCACAAAACTGCGCTGCGCTTCCAGATAGCCTAATTGAAGGGCTTTTGTTTGGAACTGCTCGCGGAGCATTTACCGGCGCAGTAGAGCGACCTGGATTGTTTGAGCAAGCGGAAGGCGGAACACTTTTTCTCGACGAAATCAACTCGCTTAGTATGCCACTACAGGCAAAATTGTTGCGTGCTCTGCAAGAGAAGTCGATTAGACGTATTGGTGACACAAAGGATCGGTCGATCGATGTACGAATCATTGCGGCTATCAATGAAGATCCTGTTGAGGCAATTGCCAATTCGCATTTGCGAAAAGACCTGTACTATCGTCTCGGAGTCGTCACGTTATTTCTTCCCCCGCTTCGGGAACGGAAGGAAGATATTCCGATGCTGGTCAGCCATTTTATCGAAAAGTACAACGACCTGTTCCAAATGGAAGTAAGAGGCATCAGTGACGAGGTTCTGCAATTTTTTATCCAGCATGACTGGCCTGGCAATGTGCGTGAACTTCAGCACTTGATTGAGGGGGCCATGAATCTGATGATTGACGAATCAACCATCCGCTATGAACACTTGCCCTTGCACTTTTTGCGTCGTATGCCAGCTGGTTCCGTGACAGTCGAACAACCCTCCCCTCACACGTTGCCTTTTGTGGACGAAGGAAAGCCGCTGAAGGAAACCATGCAAGAATTTGAAACAGCATATATTCACCATGTTGTGGAACGCTATAACGGAAATATTTCACGAGCAGCCAAGGAATTGCAAATCAGTCGTCAAAGCTTGCAATATCGTTTGCGTAAGCTGGGGATTAAAGGATAG